Within the Glycine soja cultivar W05 chromosome 3, ASM419377v2, whole genome shotgun sequence genome, the region TTTATCTTCAAGGTAGTATAGtcaaggaaataaaaaatagttaatgtgATAAGTACATTTACACcgtcatttttaataaaagattatatatttgaatttctttaagTTAGGAAAACCAATTTTGTTTAAGCCtactatttcttttctttgcgTAAACATAAACGCATTCTATATAAGTCGTAGTgcaattaattatcaatatgcGCCCATGGATTAGGATCAGAACTGAAAAAAAAACGAACTTATTGTAGTATGAACTTTTTCAAAAGGCAGAGTAAGACAATAAAAGTTAGTACCCTTTCCTTAAATATGTTAAAAGCTACGCTTTGCTTCAATTGGAAATCCAATTCCAATTAAGTCCCTCGAGTAAAAAAAACCAGCCAGGAGCTCTGCATCTATCTGCTTCTACGTTTCTGATTTCACACTCAGAATCAGAAACGTGTTTGATACTTTGATTCCCTATCCCGGTTGAATTCACTTTTACTTTTTTGCTGGACAGCACAGagcataacttttttatttttcctaaccTAGTTACTAGACATGGCTATTGTGATTCCTCGTGCAGTACAAATTAATGTCAAGGATCCTATGGTTGTTCTTGTTCACCTTCATTCCATTAGGGTACGTGTGTTTTATTAGGTAACAAAAAGACAAACCAAAAGTTCCATACACacaaacatattaaattaaaacaagaacaacaaaacaACACACATTGGCAGGTTTGAGGCTCTGAAGCACAGGACAAGTCATTTAATTAGCATTCGTTTGGGCATTTGGCATGTGAGAGTTTTCCAGTTGTGTCTTGCAATTTGCagttaaaaatagaaatgacCCCACTCAACTATAAGTAAAAAATTGCACCGAATGCTTGTGCTAATTTCTTAGTTATTCTTGACATTGCCCCTCCAAAAAGGTAATGGGACCCCATGCAAAGCAAAATGTGGAAAGCTCGGTGAGTTTTCTAGATCTTGATTCTCATGGTCCCCTCTCATCTACATTCCAGTGAAccaaatgaacttcttaaaggGTAATGATGGTGTTGAAAGTAATATTGCATGTGCAtgtaaatttatagttttgcaaCTAAGTTCATTgttcaacattatttatttgttattgaatTAAATCAAGAGCAAAGTTTTCTTATATTACCAAAATTTTCCTAATTCGTAAGTGTAAGATTAATTTTTGCTACTGAGATTGTCCCTCCCTACAAATACTTTTTGGCAAATTTAATCCTCTGATATTTCAAAACCAAACcttgttttgctttttttttttttttctcttatcggCAATCTTGTTTTGCTTACCGCTGAAATTACCTCATGTGAGTTTTAtagcaattattttttctttctattataATATTAAGCAGGCAATTGCATGATTATTCTTATATAGTGTAATCATATACTTAAATTATCTCTGCCTTTGTCGCTTTTACCACTTTTTATTGCGGGTCAGATGGTCTGAGTTTTCTAactaaacagtttttttttttttttacaaaaataaacgcAAGAATATATATGATCTGAAAAAAACATTTCAGACAATATCTCTTTGTGGGTAGTAAGTTCACTTATTTCAGTTATTTGCGTCAGTATATCAAGGAAGATATGGTGGAAGTCCCCGAGATAATCGATATAGTCATATGGGTCAAGCATCCCTGTCGGTACAATTTCTGTGTCTAATCAGTTTTGCTTAGGTGTTGAAATCAAATGAGAGAAATggcccaaaaaaataataaaaagaaataagagcATGTAGTAATGCAACACTGTTAAAATATACTTGACTGTTTTTAACTACTATAATATatagaaaattcaaaataatcattGAATAAACTGAAATAGTGAAACCCACTCATTCATTAATCACTAATGAGATTGCCATTcagtattttcttttctatgaaTACACATAATTTCTTTTACTCGACAAAATAGATAACAAACTCACCAGTTCAGAATCAATTACGATGAAGTGTCTGTCAGCAACTCAGCATGTTtggattagattttttttataattaatgccaaaataatgttaaaagccaaaacaataaatagttgttttttatttttcaaattttttaccataattattttgaatcttAGAATCAATTATGATAGGTAACCAAACATGCTATGCTTTTTTTTGGTACCGATGGAGTGTCTGTTTTACGCTCATATAagcttaatttaaatatttgtaacattttgataaattgattataaattatttaatacttcTAAATTTAATCAAGACATCGATCAGTTCCAGTCAATCCTTAACATCAATTTTGTGGTGAGAGGATAATGTCATGGGTCATAAATCGTGATGAGATGAGCTATCCAATTCTAATCACATTGAGATTTCAGTGTGATTGATCCGcatagaaaaagaaagggacCGAAAGGAGGGAACTCCAAATCTCCTTTTTAATTAATgccttcaattaaaaaatattaactctataaaatttaatttaaaaacacttacaatgttataaaaaaaatattgtaactcAACTACAGATTGTaagtaatattataattaattttttgactttatataactattttaaaaattatatctaatgtaaattttaattgattaatcatgcaaaaaaaattcattaatattacagagaataatttgaattaaatcccataatttttaaattaaaggttacatttttatgttatttattaattaaaatacaaggcagaaataaggattttttcataaaaattaaacataatataaaaaaatttataataattatacatCTGATGAACTAGATCTCAtggtaaaaaatatgaattcaaaTCCCATACTTGAAGGATCCGCTAAGACAGAGAGACACGTGAAATTGTGAGAATCAGGAATCACGTGTGGGGCGGCGCACCACATAACCAGTGATCACTCACTGTGCTTCTTTTTCTCAATGGGTAGGTAGGTGCGTGCGCACCTGTGCTTCTTTTAGTCTCTTATGATCGTTTAAAGTCTTGATtcattccttttttcttttgctaaaTTTTGatccttcaatttattttatttttagcttcACTCTATTAGTTCTGTTGAGACTTAACAAATGTCTCCTATGTAAACAAGCTAGCTTTAGAAGTCACGTTTTTCCTctaaaaaccaacttctcctatTATTTTCTTCTCACAATCCACATAGATGACACCTTCAAagtaaacgaaaaaaaaaaaatcatctaccAGCTAGACAATACTCCATTATCCAAAATCTATCATGTACTATCCAGATTCTTCAACAACTTGTGCTCCCTTGTTTTAAACCACGTCAAACCTTAGTTCGTTTCACTGAACGCGTCCCACTCGTTGAAGTTCATCTAAACCCatcgaagtttttttttttatatataaaaaaatggggaaagaaaaacaactcataataaaaccaacaaaacttcaatttttttagtgtttttcaAAGACCCCACCAAGTTGCCAAAAACAACTCTTCAAACTCCATATTTTAGTGTTTTTCAAAGACCCCAAGTTGCCAAAACatagcaaaaaaaggaaaagagagattTTTTAAAACCCTTTAGTtcatttgaagatttttttttattaattcgaAGTTCTATCAAAACATAAGTAAAGtctaatcaaagaaaaaaaatctttcaaaaattagaattttttttatgagtaatAGAGAATTTTGAGTATACCCATTCTACAATTAGATATTTTTCTTTCGcccgctctctctctctctctagccCCAACGTGGAACTCCAATAGAGATGTTTGTTCCTACTAGCTAGAGGGTTCAAaagtgtaaagaaaaaaaaaagtatttggtGACTAGTGATGTTTCTAGAGAGAAAAATACAAGAGGAGAGATGAAGGAGAaacgttttatttttttgtttctttaaataagaagaaaaaaaaggttatttttgttgtctgtattttcttttattcatatttttgttgtctGTATGTAATATGTGTCACGTTCATGTGTTAACACTaatatgaaactaaaaaaactaGATGGACGAAATTGTCATAATAGACATTAAATCAAAACTTTAAACATGAGATTACAAGTATAGTTTTACTAATATAAATGTAATACAAGAATATTCATTCTCGCGTGACCATGGACTTTGCGGTGGCCACACGTTTATCCACCATCATATTGCAATTATGTAACATTATTACTAGTGTCAACGATAAAACCAATGCTAATgttttaatttcctttattgGCCTCTGTTTCCATAACAAACAAACAATATCCTATTTATCATCAATTATTCGGCTCTGTGGATGCGGATGCATAGACCCCCCTTTTGCCCAATGTCAAAGACACAGTTCTCTCTTCATTTGCTCTAATTTTCCCCAATGCATTAAATCCAATAAGAACCGTGAACATCATTCTCGGAACATTTACTAACACCATAGTGGGATGACAGGCTCCACATAGTTTGACTAAGAAATTGACGTTAGTTTTACGCTTAAACAAGTGGAGTATTAATATATAGACAGATTGACGTGCTTTGTTAGCACTAAGGACGTACAAATTATCCAAGCGCGTGACCAACAAAGttcaaaatcaaataagtaTGGAGTGATATGTGGGGCATAGAACCAACATATATTCCATCATTACAAGATAGATATGCATCTTCATCTGCAAATCATTGCATGTCAACATAAATTTGCAAATTCAACACCCAGAATTTTGTATGGGTGGTGGATAATAATGTGAGAATTTCTTGGTAATTTGTATGTTGAGTTGTGCCTTTTTCACCACAATGCAGCACATGGAAATATGTACGACCATGTAGAATACAAATGCTACAGAGAAGTTGAAATAGTAATGTAACACAAAAAAGAGACAGCTGACATGTATTAAAATATCTTCTATGTTGCCTTAAATATACCACCACCCCTCCCCCTCCCTCACCTAGTTTTTAAGGTTGCAAAACAAGAGATGGTCAAAGTTTGTTGCATAGCTTCACATGAAAAACTAAATGCCCCCGTGAAGCATCCCAGCTAAGCCTAACTCATACCTAACGATCTTTGATGCCATGACCCTTTTGCAGCCAAAAAAagtgagaataaaataaaatgaaatgacatCGTGAACATTGTTAAGATTCTGTTTACATGATGAGCACTGTAGTCTGCAGAACACCACGCCTTCATGTGAAAAACACATAGAAATGCCTAGGCATTCAGTATCTCTGTATAGCATATTGCTATGAAAATAGTTTACGGAGCAACCTTTCATCTTTCTTTATATTATGagaataaagtatttttatattagcaTGGCGACTTTTGTGTTCAAATACTCCTACGCAGTTGCTGGATTGTTTAAATGATTGGCTTGAAACTGTCTTAAAAACAGCAGGGACTGATGATAAAGATTTAGATCAATCCCATCAACGTTTCTACCAACACGTGCTTGCAAAACTCCCTAACAAGGAACAAAAAACCATGGTTAATCATCTTATTAAGACCATTGTGCATGTTGTGGGTGAATGTGTAATTACAAAGCACTTTATGTGTCTAAGAGAAAACAGGGAGAGGCAAGCCTTTTTACCCATTCTTGACAAGAACATACCTCATTACAGCTTGGATAAGGAGTTCACTAATGAATTGGTAGACAGAGCCAACTTGAAAAGTAAGGTCCCTCAGATGTTTGGTACTAACTTTTAGAATGTCATCACCATCAATAATTGTTGCTAGGCCTGTCTCTATAGAGTATTCGTGCAACCTGTGGAAGGCTACACATAAGTTATTGAATGACACTTCACTGTCATCAGTCATCACTCATAACTGGCAACAGCAAAAGATATATAATAGAGCAATTTAGTCGGACAGAATGCAATCATACAGCTGCTTGTACCAGTGGAGCAGTTATAGGCAATTAGATAAAGCATTTAAATATCACTACAATATGTACGGATGTTTCAATTATTAGGAAGTATTTTACATGGTTTATTACTCTGTTTTTACTGAATTCAGTTTTGATCCCACTAGTTTCAGTTGAAGATACTAGTAGTTCTCAAATTGATGCAATTCCAGTCAGTCTAGTGTTGATTACCATGTCAGcaaaaaataatgtcacatGACTTATCATCAATTTAATGCCAAGCCAACAAGAAAGGCATCGCATCAATAAAGACCAAGGACTGGGCAAAGTGAACTTAATTGCAACTATTTAAAATCTACAGGTACCATTTATTGCAATAAGAAACAAGAATTAGGAACTAGCAGGGCCAAAACTGAACTTTGGTGAAACTAGAAAAACCAGAAATGTATTTAAACCTATTTTATATGTTAGTAATACTCCTATTATGCAGCTACATGAAGATAAAAGAGACATAATAAATGCCACTCTCAGAGTGACCCATGAATGCAGAGATGATGCATTCTAACAAAATACTAGTAATACTTAGTACAATGCATTATTGCATTAAATTACAATAAACGCAATGATAGAATTTAAAGAAGTGAATCACAAGTCATGACCAAAATGTTTGTGTTCAGGTTTCATAGctgaaaagtgaaaactaaTATACACATGATTGTTAACAAGCTAAAaccttgttcaaggtccaatagATGaccaaaatgtattttattgtcGATTGTAGATGTGTATTTGATATTGTTGGAAATGATAacagatgaaaatgaaaatccaGAGGAACTACATTGAGTACATAACAAATGTTTCTTATATTGAAACTCGTCTCTCCAATCCAATTCTACAGGCCATGATTTTGGGAATCGAGGCAATCTATTCATATTTTTAGCAACTTTGAAATCACTAGCATTCTGAAATGTATAGATCTGAGGCACATAAAGTATGCCAACTACCTCCAAGCTGGTCAAAATATTCAGGCAGTTTAGCATTGTCATGTAACTTCCATCTCTATGATGGACAGTAAATTTACCATGCCCAAACTGCCATCATTCCAGAAATGTCAATGTTGTTGTTCCCTCATACATCCATGGCAAATCCAAAAACCAATTGCTGCTATGCTCACCCTGCTATCATGCCATTTACAATTCTTCCAAGCTCAGTACGGATGGTTAACCGTTAAACTAGAAGTCATATAAATGCATAACCAGATCTATGGATGgttaaactaacataatgcTAGCTGAATCCCTGaagtgtttcaactttcaactcaTATATTCATTCACCATGATTGGCAACAAAACCCAAAGACGGGGGATTTTAACATTATGCTATATACGAAATTTTCACTACAAAAGTGAAACATCTCACTGAAAGAAAAGTCAGATACAGTGGAATTAGAATGGCAGCACTCACTTTCCAGTTATTCTGAGCGAAGCACCTTGCTCAAAAAAAGGAGATGATGGGCGCAGGTCTTGTAAAGAAACCAATGCACCAGATTTTATTTCCAAAGATGCCATCACctgaaaccaaataaaactttcaCTTTTGCCTGCAATTTGGCAAAGCATAACATATGCAATAATGACATTTCCCAAGCCACAAATTCATGATAATGGTAAGTTTCATATTACTAATGCCTTTGTAGCACATCCTCTAAGCTAGAACTAGAACACAAAACGGCAAAACATTCAGCAATCCGCGGTGGAGATTCGTCAGGATGTGACGGCGCCATAAACGAGCACCAAGCGACGTTATTGTGGAGGGGCTTTTGTCGGAACCGCCGCAGAACACCGTCGTCGAGCCCGTTTAATTAAATCACATGTACATACATAATGCAACACAAAATCAACATCAACCAAACTATTTATTTTCAAGCTGCATTAGTTGTAAACATATTGAATTGTTCTGGCAAGGAGATACGATAGTACTTGTTGATCCAGCAAGCTGATTTCTCCGACTCAGGAACTAGAGAAGCTTTGTCTTTTTCAACCTTAGGATATCAATAACTCCACGTTGCTTCTCTTCATTCAGCACGAACAACTTGAACAAATGAAGCGCTTTCAACGAGACACTCTTGTAGTCTTGTTTTCCCCGAAAGCATTAATCACAACCTTCAATTTGCCAACTTGGCTCACGTAACAGCATATCACACCACCATTAGTAGTCATGTATGATATATTGAAATTTGCTAGATCATAACGGCCGCGCATTCAGGGGACTCGGATGATAAAGTCATTATTTGTTTGAGGTCTTTAATTTGTTGATAGAATGTAACTTAAGTTCTGTGGTGTTATCCTCTTAATTATATATGACGACAATGACCGAGTTGGTAACTATTTACTGTACTCACTAAGGGTGACGTGTGTGGAGTGGTGATCCATTGGAGTATGCCGACTAAATGTGAGTCTCTTACTGTAGACAAGGCTTGTGTAGTGATGTGGGATATTAATTATGTGCTACTTGGTCgattataacaaaattataagttATGTTGTTCTTGTTGGGTACAGTAGGAAGGATCCAACGCATACATTTataaaacttttgaaaatgCACACGTCTTAAAGTATTTTATTGGTTAACTTTAACTTTTCATATGTTAATGTGGTCGATTGGCCCTGCAATGATGCCCAAACAGCTATGTTAGTTTttgttcacaatttttttttattagattacaTTCAAAAAGAGCCATGAGATGAACAAATGTAACTGAAAGTCAGCGACATTAATTTTCCATTCAATAGATTCATGTTACAAATTCTAATCTGAAACAAAAACCTGGTATTTTCCAAAAGTTTATTGAATCTTTCAATAATCTACACGTTTGTTCCTTACCAATCTCAATGCTTACTCTGTCTTCACAACAAGTGACTCAAATCCATCGTTATTGGTGCCCTTTTGGTGGAGATTATTTCCAAAAGCCATTCCTCCATACCCATATTGTTGAACAACTAGCAAAGATGAGCGCGAACCAGAATTGTTTGAGGCCAAAATATCCCCTATAACTCCAAGTTCTAAGCATTCACACCATTCTAGCAAATTTGAGAAGACTTTAGAGCTCCTACAATTCCCTTGTCCCACTACGTACAAATCACAACCATTTTTTTCTAGCTCATTGAGGATTGCGGGAATATCT harbors:
- the LOC114407566 gene encoding CST complex subunit TEN1-like isoform X1, producing MLCQIAGKSESFIWFQVMASLEIKSGALVSLQDLRPSSPFFEQGASLRITGKLHEYSIETGLATIIDGDDILKVSTKHLRDLTFQVGSVYQFISELLIQAVMREFCKHVLVETLMGLI
- the LOC114407566 gene encoding CST complex subunit TEN1-like isoform X2; translated protein: MASLEIKSGALVSLQDLRPSSPFFEQGASLRITGKLHEYSIETGLATIIDGDDILKVSTKHLRDLTFQVGSVYQFISELLIQAVMREFCKHVLVETLMGLI